A stretch of DNA from Curtobacterium sp. MCBD17_035:
GCGACCTCCGCGCGGTGGTCCACGCCAAGCGCCGTCGACGCATTCCCCTGCGGGTCGAGGTCGATGACGAGCACGCGAGCGCCGCCACGGGCCAGCGCGGCCGCGAGATTGACGGTCGTTGTCGTCTTGCCGACGCCGCCCTTCTGGTTCGACACGGTGAACACGCGCGTCTGCTCGGGCAAGGGGAACTGCTGCGTCGCGAGCGCGCGTCGCCGCCGATTGAGGTCGGCGATCTCGCGCGCGAGTGGCGTGGTCGCGTCGAAGTCAGTAGATGAACTCACGAATGCACTTCCCCGCCTCGATGTTCCACGTGAAACGTTGGTGCGGCTGCGGCGAGCAGTCGTCCGATGCTCAACCAGACACTCCGCACGGGAACGTCAGTCAACTGTAGCCCGGAAGACCCGGGTCGTTTCCTCCACCACGCCCGCACCGAGCTCGATGACCTCGACGTCCGTCAGGCGCTTCCGGAGAATCACCTTCCGTGCCGCATCGACTTCGGCATCGACCCGGGCCCCCTTCATGAGCAGCAACTGGCCGCCCGAGCGGACGAGTGGAACGGTGATCGGGATGAGCTTGCTCAGGGCGCTGACAGCGCGGGCCGTCACCTGATCGAGCACGATGTCATCCGCGACGTCCTCGGCTCGGGCGCGCAGCACCCGCACGTTCTGCAGCCCGAGCCGGTCCGCTTCACCACGCAACCACTCGACGCGCCGCTCCATCGGCTCGATGAGGGTCATCTCGACGTCAGGCCGCATGATGGCGAGCACGAGGCCCGGCAGTCCCGCACCCGATCCGACGTCACCGACCTTCGCTCCATCGAGGAGCAGCGGTCCGACCACACCCGAGTTGAGGATATGTCGCGTCCAGAGCCGTGGGAGTTCCAGGGGTCCGATCAACCCGAGCTCCTCGCCACGTCGCGCGAGTTCCTGCGTGAAGGACCGGACCTGCTCGAGGTGGTCGCCGAACACCGCCGCAGCAGCGTCGGGCTCTGGCTCGACCGGCAACCTCTCGGTCACGGCGATCTCCACGTCGCCCTCACCAGACGCGGAACGCTCGTCCGTGCTGTCAGCCACGTCAGCGCGTGACGACCGTGTGCCGGTCGCGGCCCTCGCCCTCGGACTCCGAGTGGAAGCCGCGCTCGGCCACGAGATCGTGCACGAGCTTGCGCTCGTACGACGACATCGGCGGGAGCGCCGCGCTCGGGGACCCGGCCTCGAT
This window harbors:
- the rsmG gene encoding 16S rRNA (guanine(527)-N(7))-methyltransferase RsmG, whose product is MTERLPVEPEPDAAAAVFGDHLEQVRSFTQELARRGEELGLIGPLELPRLWTRHILNSGVVGPLLLDGAKVGDVGSGAGLPGLVLAIMRPDVEMTLIEPMERRVEWLRGEADRLGLQNVRVLRARAEDVADDIVLDQVTARAVSALSKLIPITVPLVRSGGQLLLMKGARVDAEVDAARKVILRKRLTDVEVIELGAGVVEETTRVFRATVD